The nucleotide sequence AAGGTTTGTTCATCCGGAATGAAATCTGTCATGATTGCCGCACAAACAATTATGCTGGGCGATAATGATGTTGTTATTGCAGGAGGAATGGAAAATATGTCAAATATTCCGCACTATGTTCCGGGAATAAGAACAGGAATAAAGCTAGGCGACGGGAAATTAGTTGACGGAATGGTAAAAGACGGTCTATGGGATGTTTACAATAATTACCACATGGGAAGTGCTGCCGAATTATGTGCAAAAGAAATGAATTTTAGCAGAGAAGAACAAGACAGATACGCAATACAGTCTTATAAACGTTCAGCAGCGGCAACAGAAGCCGGAAAGTTTAAAGGTGAAATAGTTCCCGTTGAAATTAAAACCAGAAGAGGAGATGTTATTGTTGACACAGATGAAGAATTTACCAATGTTAAATTTGAAAAAATTTCGACCTTAAGACCGGTGTTTCAAAAAGACGGAACCGTTACCGCAGCAAACGCATCAACAATTAATGATGGTGCGGCAGCAATAGTGCTTATGAGCAAAGAAAAGGCAGAAGAGCTCGGAATAAAGCCGATTGCAAAGTTAACAGGCTACGGAGATGCTGCACAAGAACCTGAATGGTTTACTACAGCCCCGGGAAAAGCAATTCCGAAAGCAATAAAAAAAGCAGGGCTAAATGCAGAAGATATTGATTATTACGAAATTAATGAAGCTTTTTCTGTTGTTGCTCTCGCAGGAATTAAAGAATTAAATCTTGATGAAAGTAAAGTTAATGTTAACGGCGGAGGTGTATCATTGGGACATCCGCTCGGTGCATCCGGAACAAGAATTATTGTTACATTACTAAGTGTATTAGGGCAAAACAATGCTAAATACGGTGTTGCCGGATTATGTAACGGTGGCGGCGGAGCGTCTGCAGTAGTTGTAGAAATGTTGTGACTTTTATATGTCGGAGGATAATTAACGAAACAGCAAAAAAGCCTTGTTAAAACTAACAAGGCTTTTTTGCTCCTCCTCTAGGACTTGAACCTAGGACCTGCGGATTAACAGTCCGACGCTCTAACCAACTGAGCTAAGGAGGAATGTTTTTATTTTTACTAAATCGGTTGGCAAAAGTAATACTTTTTTTAAAAAAACAAATATATTTGTGAAAAATTTAATAAATTTTAAAAAAGAATAAATGAGCCTAACAGTTGTAGGAACAGTTGCGTTTGATGCAATTGAAACACCTTTCGGAAAAACAAATAAAATAATCGGCGGAGCAGGAACATATATTGCTTTGTCTGCATCATATTTTGAAAAAAACGTAAACATTATATCTGTTGTCGGGGAAGATTTTCCTCAAGAGTATTTAGATATGCTTAACACACACAGGATAAATACAGACGGAATTCAGATAAAAAAAGGAGAGAAGACTTTCTTTTGGTCAGGAAAGTACCAAGATAATATGAATGTAAGAGATACCTTAGTAACAGAACTTAATTCATTAGCAAAATTTAATCCGATTGTTCCGAGCAACTACCAGAATACAAAATATTTAATGCTCGGAAACTTAACACCTGTGATTCAGAGGCAGGTTGTTGAGAGAATTAAAAGCAGACCGAAATTAATTGTAATGGACACAATGAATTTTTGGATGGATACAATGCTTGAAGAGTTAAAAAAAACAATAGCATTAGTAGATGTGTTATCAATTAACGACGAGGAAGCACAACAGCTTTCCGGAGAGCACTCTTTAGTAAAAGCAGCAGCAAAAATCCATAATATGGGACCGAAGTATGTAATTATAAAAAAGGGTGCTCACGGTGCCTTATTATTCGGAGAAGAAAAAGTTTTCAATGCACCGGCACTGCCTTTGGAATTTGTTTTTGACCCTACGGGAGCAGGAGACACTTTTGCCGGCGGGTTTATCGGGTATTTAGCAAAAACAGACGACATTTCATTTGAAAACATGAAAAATGCGGTCATTGCAGGTTCGGTTATGGCTTCTTTTAATGTTGAAAAATTCGGAACAGAAAGAATTCAGGAACTTAATGAAAAAGAAATAAATAACAGGGTAGAACGGTTTATAAATCTTGTAAGCTTTGATATGAAAGCGATTTAATAGTTGTGACACTACACATTTTACCGGACAGTGCCAAAATTAAAGGTTACAGCGAACCATTCGATTTTTACCTTTTATATCTTTAAATATTTTAATGCTTTTAAATCCGGACTTTTCTAACATATTTTTAATTTTGCCTCCGAATTGCTCGTTTATCTCAAAGTATAGCCTTCCAGAACTTCTCAAATTTTGTTTTGCAAATTTTACAATTGCTTTGTAAAAAACCAAAGGATTGTTATTTTCTACAAATAATGCAGACCCCGGTTCATAGTTTAATACATTTTTTCCCATGTGAGCCTTTTCGGAGTTTAAAACATAAGGAGGAT is from Bacteroidales bacterium and encodes:
- a CDS encoding acetyl-CoA C-acyltransferase, which encodes MKEVYIISAVRTPIGSFGGALASVSATRLGATAIKGAIKKAGIDVKIIDEVFMGNVISANLGQAPARQAALYAGISNSVPCTTINKVCSSGMKSVMIAAQTIMLGDNDVVIAGGMENMSNIPHYVPGIRTGIKLGDGKLVDGMVKDGLWDVYNNYHMGSAAELCAKEMNFSREEQDRYAIQSYKRSAAATEAGKFKGEIVPVEIKTRRGDVIVDTDEEFTNVKFEKISTLRPVFQKDGTVTAANASTINDGAAAIVLMSKEKAEELGIKPIAKLTGYGDAAQEPEWFTTAPGKAIPKAIKKAGLNAEDIDYYEINEAFSVVALAGIKELNLDESKVNVNGGGVSLGHPLGASGTRIIVTLLSVLGQNNAKYGVAGLCNGGGGASAVVVEML
- a CDS encoding PfkB family carbohydrate kinase; this translates as MSLTVVGTVAFDAIETPFGKTNKIIGGAGTYIALSASYFEKNVNIISVVGEDFPQEYLDMLNTHRINTDGIQIKKGEKTFFWSGKYQDNMNVRDTLVTELNSLAKFNPIVPSNYQNTKYLMLGNLTPVIQRQVVERIKSRPKLIVMDTMNFWMDTMLEELKKTIALVDVLSINDEEAQQLSGEHSLVKAAAKIHNMGPKYVIIKKGAHGALLFGEEKVFNAPALPLEFVFDPTGAGDTFAGGFIGYLAKTDDISFENMKNAVIAGSVMASFNVEKFGTERIQELNEKEINNRVERFINLVSFDMKAI